In Arachis stenosperma cultivar V10309 chromosome 1, arast.V10309.gnm1.PFL2, whole genome shotgun sequence, one DNA window encodes the following:
- the LOC130978694 gene encoding uncharacterized protein LOC130978694 → MQGFGEPDRVENIMCDDDFDQEPVDIIGDSDDDAGANPHAQHGPSSSASQVIESDHLKYHGKCKQFGKGCTWLIRVALCARKGTWEVRRYNGPHTCLATSISSNHRQLDYHVICARILPLVRADAAVTVKVLQQATEADYGFRPSYRKVWMAKQKAVAQIYGDWEESYAELPRWMLEVQSTMAGTITVLKTSPIRLRGEVDESTVYFTDYSEHSHPVSRHSVIYGGALLLAIAQDGNSNILPIAFALVEGKNAESWSFFLSNLREHVTPQEGILVISDRHNMIKAALEAPETGWLPPRAF, encoded by the exons ATGCAAGGCTTTGGTGAACCTGATCGAGTAGAGAATATAATGTGTGACGATGACTTTGACCAGGAGCCTGTTGATATCATCGGGGACAGCGACGATGACGCAGGTGCCAATCCACATGCGCAGCATGGGCCTTCAAGTTCTGCTTCTCA AGTCATCGAATCAGATCATCTGAAGTATCATGGAAAATGCAAGCAATTCGGCAAGGGTTGTACTTGGTTGATTCGCGTTGCACTGTGTGCACGAAAGGGCACTTGGGAGGTTAGGAGGTACAACGGGCCACACACATGCTTGGCAACCTCTATTTCCAGTAATCACCGTCAGTTGGATTACCACGTTATCTGTGCAAGGATTCTTCCGTTGGTTAGGGCAGATGCTGCGGTTACGGTAAAGGTATTGCAACAAGCTACAGAAGCCGATTACGGTTTCAGGCCTAGTTACAGAAAGGTTTGGATGGCCAAGCAGAAGGCAGTGGCACAAATATATGGAGATTGGGAAGAGTCGTATGCAGAATTGCCACGTTGGATGCTAGAAGTACAGTCAACAATGGCCGGAACAATAACCGTGTTGAAGACCTCTCCTATTCGGCTTCGTGGTGAGGTTGATGAGTCGACGGTGTACTTTACCGACTATTCTGAACATTCCCACCCTGTATCGAGGCATTCCGTCATT TATGGAGGGGCGCTGCTGTTGGCGATAGCGCAGGATGGGAACTCGAACATCCTCCCGATAGCATTCGCCCTTGTGGAAGGAAAAAATGCAGAGTCGTGGTCATTTTTCTTGTCCAACCTACGAGAGCATGTGACTCCTCAGGAGGGTATCCTTGTTATCTCTGACAGGCATAATATGATCAAGGCAGCGCTTGAGGCACCTGAGACTGGGTGGCTGCCTCCACGTGCTTTCTGA